A window from Peromyscus eremicus chromosome 1, PerEre_H2_v1, whole genome shotgun sequence encodes these proteins:
- the Ptov1 gene encoding prostate tumor-overexpressed gene 1 protein isoform X2 has product MATVDSPSICAPAPRRAQTLSLKEGARVFGALGPIGPSSPGLSLGGLAVNEHRLSNKLLAWSGVLEWQEKRRPFSDSTAKLKRTLPCQAYVNRGENLETDQWPQKLIMQLIPQQLLTTLGPLFRNSQLAQFHFTNRDCDSLKGLCRIMGNGFAGCMLFPHISPCEVRVLMLLYSSKKKIFMGLIPYDQSGFVNAIRQVITTRKQAVGPGGVHSGPVQIVNNKFLAWSGVMEWQEPRPEPNSRSKRWLPSHVYVNQGEILRTDQWPRKLFMQLIPQQLLTTLVPLFRNSRLVQFHFTKDMETLKSLCRIMDNGFAGCVHFSYKASCEVRVLMLLYSSEKKIFIGLIPHDQSNFVNGIRRVIANQQQVLQRSLEQEQQQRGMGG; this is encoded by the exons ATGGCGACTGTGGACAGTCCCTCCATTTGCGCGCCCGCCCCGCGGCGAGCCCAGACCTTAAGCCTTAAG GAAGGTGCTCGAGTCTTTGGGGCCCTAGGGCCCATTGGGCCCTCTTCACCTGGGCTCTCTCTGGGGGGACTTGCAGTGAACGAGCATCGGCTCAGCAACAAACTGCTGGCCTGGAGTGGTGTGCTGGAGTGGCAGGAG AAGCGTAGACCCTTCTCGGACTCCACAGCCAAGCTGAAGCGCACCCTGCCCTGCCAGGCCTACGTGAACCGGGGCGAGAACCT GGAGACGGACCAGTGGCCCCAGAAGCTGATCATGCAGctcatcccacagcagctgctg ACCACACTGGGCCCCCTGTTCCGAAACTCTCAGCTGGCCCAGTTCCACTTCACGAACAGAGACTGTGACTCGCTTAAGGGCCTCTGCCGCATCATGGGCAACGGCTTC GCGGGCTGCATGCTCTTCCCCCACATTTCTCCTTGCGAGGTGCGCGTGCTGATGCTCCTGTACTCGTCCAAGAAGAAGATCTTCATGGGCCTCATCCCCTACGACCAGAGCGGCTTTGTCAACGCCATACGGCAGGTCATCACCACTCGCAAACAG GCCGTGGGTCCTGGAGGCGTGCACTCTGGACCTGTTCAGATCGTCAACAACAAATTCTTGGCATGGAGTGGTGTCATGGAGTGGCAGGAG CCCAGGCCTGAGCCCAATAGCCGGTCCAAGCGGTGGCTGCCATCCCACGTCTACGTGAACCAAGGGGAGATCCT GAGGACAGATCAGTGGCCACGGAAGCTCTTCATGCAgctcatcccacagcagttgctg ACCACCCTTGTGCCACTGTTCCGGAACTCGCGCCTGGTACAGTTCCACTTCACTAAGGACATGGAGACTCTGAAGAGCCTTTGCCGGATCATGGACAATGGCTTT GCGGGCTGCGTGCACTTCTCCTATAAGGCTTCCTGTGAGGTGCGCGTGCTGATGCTCCTGTACTCCTCGGAGAAGAAGATCTTCATTGGCCTCATCCCGCACGACCAGAGCAACTTCGTCAACGGCATCCGTCGGGTCATTGCCAACCAGCAGCAGGTGCTGCAGCGGAGCctggagcaggagcagcagcagcgagGG ATGGGTGGCTAG
- the Ptov1 gene encoding prostate tumor-overexpressed gene 1 protein isoform X4, which produces MWLGVAMQCAASQEGARVFGALGPIGPSSPGLSLGGLAVNEHRLSNKLLAWSGVLEWQEKRRPFSDSTAKLKRTLPCQAYVNRGENLETDQWPQKLIMQLIPQQLLTTLGPLFRNSQLAQFHFTNRDCDSLKGLCRIMGNGFAGCMLFPHISPCEVRVLMLLYSSKKKIFMGLIPYDQSGFVNAIRQVITTRKQAVGPGGVHSGPVQIVNNKFLAWSGVMEWQEPRPEPNSRSKRWLPSHVYVNQGEILRTDQWPRKLFMQLIPQQLLTTLVPLFRNSRLVQFHFTKDMETLKSLCRIMDNGFAGCVHFSYKASCEVRVLMLLYSSEKKIFIGLIPHDQSNFVNGIRRVIANQQQVLQRSLEQEQQQRGMGG; this is translated from the exons ATGTGGCTTGGCGTTGCCATGCAGTGCGCAGCAAGTCAG GAAGGTGCTCGAGTCTTTGGGGCCCTAGGGCCCATTGGGCCCTCTTCACCTGGGCTCTCTCTGGGGGGACTTGCAGTGAACGAGCATCGGCTCAGCAACAAACTGCTGGCCTGGAGTGGTGTGCTGGAGTGGCAGGAG AAGCGTAGACCCTTCTCGGACTCCACAGCCAAGCTGAAGCGCACCCTGCCCTGCCAGGCCTACGTGAACCGGGGCGAGAACCT GGAGACGGACCAGTGGCCCCAGAAGCTGATCATGCAGctcatcccacagcagctgctg ACCACACTGGGCCCCCTGTTCCGAAACTCTCAGCTGGCCCAGTTCCACTTCACGAACAGAGACTGTGACTCGCTTAAGGGCCTCTGCCGCATCATGGGCAACGGCTTC GCGGGCTGCATGCTCTTCCCCCACATTTCTCCTTGCGAGGTGCGCGTGCTGATGCTCCTGTACTCGTCCAAGAAGAAGATCTTCATGGGCCTCATCCCCTACGACCAGAGCGGCTTTGTCAACGCCATACGGCAGGTCATCACCACTCGCAAACAG GCCGTGGGTCCTGGAGGCGTGCACTCTGGACCTGTTCAGATCGTCAACAACAAATTCTTGGCATGGAGTGGTGTCATGGAGTGGCAGGAG CCCAGGCCTGAGCCCAATAGCCGGTCCAAGCGGTGGCTGCCATCCCACGTCTACGTGAACCAAGGGGAGATCCT GAGGACAGATCAGTGGCCACGGAAGCTCTTCATGCAgctcatcccacagcagttgctg ACCACCCTTGTGCCACTGTTCCGGAACTCGCGCCTGGTACAGTTCCACTTCACTAAGGACATGGAGACTCTGAAGAGCCTTTGCCGGATCATGGACAATGGCTTT GCGGGCTGCGTGCACTTCTCCTATAAGGCTTCCTGTGAGGTGCGCGTGCTGATGCTCCTGTACTCCTCGGAGAAGAAGATCTTCATTGGCCTCATCCCGCACGACCAGAGCAACTTCGTCAACGGCATCCGTCGGGTCATTGCCAACCAGCAGCAGGTGCTGCAGCGGAGCctggagcaggagcagcagcagcgagGG ATGGGTGGCTAG
- the Ptov1 gene encoding prostate tumor-overexpressed gene 1 protein isoform X3 yields MHSPLSEGSSAWRHAREGARVFGALGPIGPSSPGLSLGGLAVNEHRLSNKLLAWSGVLEWQEKRRPFSDSTAKLKRTLPCQAYVNRGENLETDQWPQKLIMQLIPQQLLTTLGPLFRNSQLAQFHFTNRDCDSLKGLCRIMGNGFAGCMLFPHISPCEVRVLMLLYSSKKKIFMGLIPYDQSGFVNAIRQVITTRKQAVGPGGVHSGPVQIVNNKFLAWSGVMEWQEPRPEPNSRSKRWLPSHVYVNQGEILRTDQWPRKLFMQLIPQQLLTTLVPLFRNSRLVQFHFTKDMETLKSLCRIMDNGFAGCVHFSYKASCEVRVLMLLYSSEKKIFIGLIPHDQSNFVNGIRRVIANQQQVLQRSLEQEQQQRGMGG; encoded by the exons ATGCATTCGCCACTGTCAGAAGGGTCTTCGGCCTGGAGGCACGCACGG GAAGGTGCTCGAGTCTTTGGGGCCCTAGGGCCCATTGGGCCCTCTTCACCTGGGCTCTCTCTGGGGGGACTTGCAGTGAACGAGCATCGGCTCAGCAACAAACTGCTGGCCTGGAGTGGTGTGCTGGAGTGGCAGGAG AAGCGTAGACCCTTCTCGGACTCCACAGCCAAGCTGAAGCGCACCCTGCCCTGCCAGGCCTACGTGAACCGGGGCGAGAACCT GGAGACGGACCAGTGGCCCCAGAAGCTGATCATGCAGctcatcccacagcagctgctg ACCACACTGGGCCCCCTGTTCCGAAACTCTCAGCTGGCCCAGTTCCACTTCACGAACAGAGACTGTGACTCGCTTAAGGGCCTCTGCCGCATCATGGGCAACGGCTTC GCGGGCTGCATGCTCTTCCCCCACATTTCTCCTTGCGAGGTGCGCGTGCTGATGCTCCTGTACTCGTCCAAGAAGAAGATCTTCATGGGCCTCATCCCCTACGACCAGAGCGGCTTTGTCAACGCCATACGGCAGGTCATCACCACTCGCAAACAG GCCGTGGGTCCTGGAGGCGTGCACTCTGGACCTGTTCAGATCGTCAACAACAAATTCTTGGCATGGAGTGGTGTCATGGAGTGGCAGGAG CCCAGGCCTGAGCCCAATAGCCGGTCCAAGCGGTGGCTGCCATCCCACGTCTACGTGAACCAAGGGGAGATCCT GAGGACAGATCAGTGGCCACGGAAGCTCTTCATGCAgctcatcccacagcagttgctg ACCACCCTTGTGCCACTGTTCCGGAACTCGCGCCTGGTACAGTTCCACTTCACTAAGGACATGGAGACTCTGAAGAGCCTTTGCCGGATCATGGACAATGGCTTT GCGGGCTGCGTGCACTTCTCCTATAAGGCTTCCTGTGAGGTGCGCGTGCTGATGCTCCTGTACTCCTCGGAGAAGAAGATCTTCATTGGCCTCATCCCGCACGACCAGAGCAACTTCGTCAACGGCATCCGTCGGGTCATTGCCAACCAGCAGCAGGTGCTGCAGCGGAGCctggagcaggagcagcagcagcgagGG ATGGGTGGCTAG
- the Ptov1 gene encoding prostate tumor-overexpressed gene 1 protein isoform X1 → MVRPRRAPHRSGAGGPLGGRGRPPRPLVVRAVRSRSWPSGPRGPQPPRIRARSAPPMEGARVFGALGPIGPSSPGLSLGGLAVNEHRLSNKLLAWSGVLEWQEKRRPFSDSTAKLKRTLPCQAYVNRGENLETDQWPQKLIMQLIPQQLLTTLGPLFRNSQLAQFHFTNRDCDSLKGLCRIMGNGFAGCMLFPHISPCEVRVLMLLYSSKKKIFMGLIPYDQSGFVNAIRQVITTRKQAVGPGGVHSGPVQIVNNKFLAWSGVMEWQEPRPEPNSRSKRWLPSHVYVNQGEILRTDQWPRKLFMQLIPQQLLTTLVPLFRNSRLVQFHFTKDMETLKSLCRIMDNGFAGCVHFSYKASCEVRVLMLLYSSEKKIFIGLIPHDQSNFVNGIRRVIANQQQVLQRSLEQEQQQRGMGG, encoded by the exons ATGGTCCGCCCGCGCCGTGCCCCGCACCGCTCCGGTGCCGGGGGCCCCCTCGGAGGTCGCGGCCGGCCACCGCGGCCCCTGGTCGTGCGCGCCGTGCGCTCGCGTTCCTGGCCCTCTGGTCCTCGAGGCCCGCAGCCCCCGCGGATCCGGGCCCGCTCGGCCCCTCCCATG GAAGGTGCTCGAGTCTTTGGGGCCCTAGGGCCCATTGGGCCCTCTTCACCTGGGCTCTCTCTGGGGGGACTTGCAGTGAACGAGCATCGGCTCAGCAACAAACTGCTGGCCTGGAGTGGTGTGCTGGAGTGGCAGGAG AAGCGTAGACCCTTCTCGGACTCCACAGCCAAGCTGAAGCGCACCCTGCCCTGCCAGGCCTACGTGAACCGGGGCGAGAACCT GGAGACGGACCAGTGGCCCCAGAAGCTGATCATGCAGctcatcccacagcagctgctg ACCACACTGGGCCCCCTGTTCCGAAACTCTCAGCTGGCCCAGTTCCACTTCACGAACAGAGACTGTGACTCGCTTAAGGGCCTCTGCCGCATCATGGGCAACGGCTTC GCGGGCTGCATGCTCTTCCCCCACATTTCTCCTTGCGAGGTGCGCGTGCTGATGCTCCTGTACTCGTCCAAGAAGAAGATCTTCATGGGCCTCATCCCCTACGACCAGAGCGGCTTTGTCAACGCCATACGGCAGGTCATCACCACTCGCAAACAG GCCGTGGGTCCTGGAGGCGTGCACTCTGGACCTGTTCAGATCGTCAACAACAAATTCTTGGCATGGAGTGGTGTCATGGAGTGGCAGGAG CCCAGGCCTGAGCCCAATAGCCGGTCCAAGCGGTGGCTGCCATCCCACGTCTACGTGAACCAAGGGGAGATCCT GAGGACAGATCAGTGGCCACGGAAGCTCTTCATGCAgctcatcccacagcagttgctg ACCACCCTTGTGCCACTGTTCCGGAACTCGCGCCTGGTACAGTTCCACTTCACTAAGGACATGGAGACTCTGAAGAGCCTTTGCCGGATCATGGACAATGGCTTT GCGGGCTGCGTGCACTTCTCCTATAAGGCTTCCTGTGAGGTGCGCGTGCTGATGCTCCTGTACTCCTCGGAGAAGAAGATCTTCATTGGCCTCATCCCGCACGACCAGAGCAACTTCGTCAACGGCATCCGTCGGGTCATTGCCAACCAGCAGCAGGTGCTGCAGCGGAGCctggagcaggagcagcagcagcgagGG ATGGGTGGCTAG